Proteins encoded within one genomic window of Calypte anna isolate BGI_N300 chromosome 25, bCalAnn1_v1.p, whole genome shotgun sequence:
- the SSR2 gene encoding translocon-associated protein subunit beta, giving the protein MKLLALALALLLLSLAQAEEGARLLASKSLLNRYAVEGKDLTLQYNIYNVGSSAALDVELSDDSFPPEDFGIVSGMLNVKWDRIAPASNVSHTVVLRPLKAGYFNFTSATITYLAQEGGQVVVGFSSAPGQGGILAQREFDRRFSPHFLDWAAFGVMTLPSIGIPLLLWYSSKRKYDTPKSKKN; this is encoded by the exons ATGAAGCTCCTGGctctggctctggctctgcttctgctttctctggcTCAGGCTGAGGAAGGAGCCAGACTTTTGGCTTCCAAATCCCTGCTGAACAGATACGCAGTGGAGGGCAAGGACCTGACCCTGCAGTACAACATCTACAACGTTGGCTCCAG tgcTGCCCTGGATGTGGAACTCTCAGATGATTCCTTCCCCCCAGAAGATTTTGGGATTGTCTCTGGGATGCTCAATGTCAAGTGGGACAGGATTGCTCC TGCCAGCAATGTCTCCCACACCGTGGTCCTACGACCCCTCAAAGCTGGATACTTCAACTTCACCTCTGCTACCATCACCTACCTGGCCCAGGAGGGGGGACAGGTTGTG gtggGATTCAGCAGTGCTCCTGGGCAGGGAGGAATCCTGGCTCAGAGGGAATTTGACAGGAGATTTTCCCCTCACTTT ctggACTGGGCAGCTTTTGGTGTGATGACTCTGCCTTCCATTGGGATCCCACTGCTCCTCTGGTATTCAAGCAAGAGGAAATATGAcaccccaaaaagcaaaaagaactgA